TCCACCAGCACCACTCCCAGAACAAAGAGGCGATGGCCTCTGTGCCTGGTGTTTCCATTGTTTTTATTGCCCTTTCATCTTTGGTTGGAAGTGGGGGAGGCAAGTCTCATCCACGGTTGCAGATGGCTAACGAATTCTCTCAGGATGCCAGAAGCGTCTCGTTGACATGTTGTACCAAATCAAAGTCATGTTGTGGATCATATCAGTGGTTTCCTGAGTGGGGATGGTGACACCTTAGGATGCATTTAGCAGCCCAGTTCTTCCCCATACTATCAGAGCAGGACCCTCCACTAGTGTTTTCACTGCATATACTCATTGACCTCCTCGGGCGATAAGCCCCTTGAGACCCAGGTAGAAGATGACTACACAAAGGTTGATGCTGTCCACTTCCTCACACAGTACTGACTGTCAAACATGTCCAAGTGAAAAAGTGTGCATGAAGCACACAAGGAGCTGAATTCATACGCATACAGGAAGAGCTCATCTCCCTCTACTTTATGAATAAACGCCAAGCCAGGATGAGGGCTGTGCATTTTGTCCCTCATTCCTGACATTAGTGGGAAGGGATTGTCTCACAGCCAACACGTCTTTGTTTCATGTGTTCAGAAAAACCCAACATCCCAAACAGAGGGGAAACCTGTGTGCGACTCATCTGGATTTTCACTCTAATGGATTTTTAATTGtggtcacagaaaaaaaaaaactgtccacATTGGTCCAGACGTGCGGAGGCAACAGCGATTGTTCCACTTTAAAgaatttttattttgatgtgtaAACATGTTACATAAATATGTATCGCTAATTGTTAAATCCTGAATGCGTCATAGATGGTTCTGTGggcatttatatatatatatagatatggCCATATATAAAACATCCTTACATAAATCCCTAAAACAAACATGAGGCTGCTGCTAAATTGTGGTTCAAAAAATAAATTACCTTTTTTCCAAAAAGGTAATAAATCAATAAAGGTTTGATGACTGATTGTTTAGTCTGGTCTGATTTAAATTTTTTCCATTAATACGTTAGgattttagtctagttttactGTGATTGTTTTATCAGAATTTGTGCAGGCTAGCTGCAGAACACACTAGAAAGGACGCGGACAGGAAGCAGGAGGGGATGCTGCTGAATGTCAAAGTCTATCTTGGGACAGTGGACAGCACAAGCAGTCTTCAAAattacatcaaaacataaactgGAAATGACACATCCTtactctttcactctctcaatcacacacacacacacacacacatcaccatggaaactGATGAAAGAATAGCTGGTctgcaaaaaagaaaagcttgacaaagcatataaacacacagaagaacaaGCTGGACGCACAGCAATGCACATTTATGGAATAAAGGAAAAAATCCAGAGGGAATGATCCAACTAAACCTTTACGAAATTCATCTACCCTCATTTTAGCCTCTGTTTGATCCATGTGCAGGTTCAAACTCCCCCCAAAAAAGGTTCACTGCATCAAtgcaaacaaatacaaattCAACCAGAAAAAAATTAAGGAAGTAAACAAGAAGGAAAGAAAGTTGTGCAGATGAGGCAGATAGCAGAACAGAGAGGGTGGGCAACAGAAGAGGGGAGAGGACAAGGGAAGCAGTACAGCACGGAGTACAGCACTGTACACCACCTACACTCGTCTCCATGGCAACTACCACACTAGAACGAGTGATAATGCAGTTCCCTCTCTTCCTATTCTGAAAACTGTTCAATTGGTACCATATGCACTGTGCAGTATGTGGGAGACAAAGCTCTCACTATTCTGTTGTTGCAGAAGATAAGAGCGAAGCGTTTAGAAGAATTCAtgctgtggaggaaaaaaaaaaaaaaatcactgctggCTGTATGTTTTAACTGCATTTATCACATCAGTCTATCTGCCAGCTTCGCCTGACACTGAATTCATCATCACCGCTTTAACTTGTTATTTTTCAAACTAATGTGTTGGATTTTCTTCGCCAAAGCTGTGTGGTGCAGTGTGTGGGCGGCATTCGCTTTCGAATAACAATTATTGACGTTAATGGTACAAAAAGGCGCACTATGTAATTAAAGATGTAAGCGACGCTGATCGGGCCCTTGCACCCCTTGTGGTCGGAGGGCAACGGTGCAGTGGAGGGCTCTTTAATCAAGGGGTtcgaccaagcggcaaccttcggggctcaaagttgtagcccatgcggaagtgtcaaaacttgtaattcacgctgcaacagctgggggttggctccaaaagagagtaatttcccatagactcccatgttaaaatggccgacttcacagcagaaaaaaacatgtttacggcctggtacaaaaaaccactctggtctcagatgataggttctcttctagtgtcaattgtagggggggtgaacttttttacaacccactcgtttcaattgtatttggacttaaaattacgcataattatgggcgttgccgcttgagtgacagacagttgccgtatcacagcgtgagtttcctgctcccacgatcgcccgcccccctaaaccctgctcgtgctccccctctttgtccatatttgagagttttggcggacgtgacgctgtcaacatggcggcggtcatcacgtcccggaacctcccacgaGCCTcgaaacggctcttcagaaacaaacgggtgacgtcacggaagctctgtccatagtttttactgtcaatgggttcGACTGATCACCCACATCAAATCGGTCACAAAAGTCTCATTAATTCATAATGTTTCATGAGAATCCTTTGATTTCATCACACCATATCTTAATTTGGAGTCACCGGGTGACTCGTGACATGGAACCATTATATTGTCATTTTGTGTTATACTTTAATCTCTGTGCTCAAACATAAAGGGGCGTAATGTCTGAAGTGTCTGACTTATATCTGGCTTTAACCACCAAACAGTGAGAGAAATATTCGAGTCTGTCACACTACACTCCACCCACTAACACTTTTTAGCCGTCGTTTTATTCTGttccaaaaaataaatcaattcgTTGTATTGGGTGACATCAGACTGAGTGGAATCATTGAATGCTCCTCTGTCATTCAGTGTGACTTTGTTAGGCAGACAATCATGATTAACACAATGTACAATCAGTCTGTCTACTCAGCATATGACAAGCACAGAGCAAGTGAGGCTGGTCCTCCAACTGCCTGCTCAGAAAACCTGCAGACGGCTCATCACTCTGCATGATAGTGCTCCAACCTAACCAATAAAGATTTCATCATTGCTCCAGCAGTCCTTCCAGTCACCTGGATTTCCTCCCCCCGTTTTGAAATACAACATTTTGATCTAGATGCTAATGCTGAATCCATATTCATGTCTATGCAAATGACACTTGCAATGAATTATTCCTCTCAGTAGATCAGAGTCTTAATGAATGCACTGCTGTCTGATTTTTAAAAGGTCCCCATTCACACAAGTTTCAGAGATCCATTATCACAGCCAACAAAAGCTAAAGCAATCACAAAGATGAGGTCCAGCTGGGTCCCTGTTCCATAATATATAGACAATATACTTTTATATGCAAGATTTTAAATCTACCCTTCTATGCGTGCATTTGtttatcaaaaaaaaagaaaacaggacagAAGAGAAGGCAGGAGATAAGGAAGAAGAGAAAGcaggaggacagaaacacaggagCTCAAACATGATCACATGATCATTTTGGCAGCAAGATCAACTCAGAGTTTTGGGAGCTTTCCTGCAGAGGTAAGATTTCTGCCTGAACCATCTGCAGAGAGCCAAACTGATCTGAAGGCAGGCTCTGCAGGATTTGTACCTGAAACCCCCTACAGGAATTCAATGTCAGCTTCATCAGGCATTCAAATGAACCAAGTATGAATGAGTGATGAAGCTGACAGCTGAAAAATACATGCAAAATATGACTTTTTTGTTGCAGGATATTTAGCCTTGAAAATGTTTTGAACATGTGATGCTGGGGGCTATAAGACACTGTGCTAGGAAGGGATAGGTTAATTGTGTACAAGGGGGTCAGAGGGTGCCGGGCTTGTCGAGCACTGTGGTGTTCAGGAGTGGCTCTGTTGCTCTGCAATTGTATTCTGGAGAGAGTAAATATAGAAAACCTAATTTAAGGTCCTGGAGGGATCTGCACAGCCGGCATTGTTCCGAGGCTGAAGCTCAAACAATTTTCTGCTATTAgccatgaaaataaaaaaaggacctTTTGTAGCAGCCGACCAGCTCAAACCTATTCAGAATGCCTGTAAACCGCCTGCTTTATTTAGACACTGCTTTTTGCAGAGCAAGGCAGCGAGCAGGGAAAGAAATTCAAAATCTGACTTGTGATTAATGATGAATACAAATATGAAAGTGAACATTTTCAAGTATATTTTATATGGTTAATACTGAGCCAGGGAGGAATTATAGCTTTGATCAAATAAAACTGTCTTGATGATTTTGTCAGACACAAGAAAATAAATTGAACTCCAGGGTCCTGCTTCTCTAAAACAATTTCATCTGCCTTCAGTAACATGTTGGACTGAGTGTGAAAtgaatgttttaaaaaacaaacatggtaTTATGCAGAGAAGAGAATGTGGGTGGCAGAAACTATAGaggataaatatttttttacagtaaagAGTGACAATTTTTGATTTTAATCTCACTAATGACCACAGCAGAGCCGATAAACAGTTCTATTGTGGATAAATATtcaattttctttgtttttcaacaTGATGCTTGTCATTTTCATTCTTTCGCTACTTCAACCCTCTGAATTTTTTTGTTAGATGCAAGACTGCAAGGTCCATAAATATATAATCAACAATAGTATTCTAACGCCAGCTTccaacatttattttttgtaatgaGACATATGTACATTTgtagaaacaagaaaacattacctataaaaaaaatctagcCCACAATAACGAAAAACATACAAAGCTGCCTCTGCCAGAAATGATTAATGTAAATAATTAAACTATACCCACAGAGACCTTATAAGGAAGCCTCTTTGATTATGTCAggttaatgtttgttttgagtTGTGCGGTCTGTTGACTGTTCAATCCCAAAATGCTTTTTTCTCCCAGCCGATTCCAGGGGAGGAGATGCTGTAGGTGAGTAGACAGTTGTTTGAAAAAAATGGTGGCTGCAGTAGACAGCATCAGGTTGCAGTTTTTAGCAAGTGTCATTGACATTTAAAATACCTACTTCTAAATGTCTATCTTCATGTGGCTACAGCACCCTGCTTAACCATCATTTTCTGACGAGCACCTTTTGTCGCGGAGGAGTCGAGTCCCGTCACCCCTCCCGAAGTGTTTGGAAATCCGTGAGCAGTCACGTATTTACGATAAGCTTCTCGGATTATGCGGAAGGCTCGCGTGTTAGCGTAAGGTATGTCTGTTACCGGGTCTCGGTACAGTGCGGCTTTGTGGGTGACAGGACAAACCTCCTGGACGGGCAGCTGAGGGCTTGACTGGGCGGTGCGTGGAAAAGCCACTTCAAAAGCTTCATCATCGCTGAACGTTATGTAGGTACGGGAGCAAAGGCCTCCGGTGGGCTGCTGGGAGGGCGTGGTGGGATTCTGCGGTGCGGTCTGTGGAACGTCCTGATCCAGCCTGGGACAAACATTACAACAATGACGATGAGTTTGTTTTGTTACATAGGTGAACTACATGTTGTTTACTCATCTTATTTTTGTACGTTTCATGTCCCTAGAGTTCATATTTACCCTTCAACAtccacattttcttcttttaggaGAGAGTGGGAGACAAGGGGCATGAGGACCGAATGGTATCGGATTGTTGGTCCCTCAAAGCGCCGCTTTTTATGGACCTGTTTCTTCTTGTCCGCCTCCAGACGTTCATAGTTTTCTACAAAGCAAAATCaatgacacaaacatgcaggAGTCATTTTGAGAACAGTTCTCTCTTTACCAGGAAATGTCACTAAAACAGCTTTATCTTAATCCTGCAACATGTTCTCACCGAGAGATCGAATGTTGATCTCAGCTGTTATCTTAGCTTCAGCCAGCAGCTCTTCCTGGGTGAGGGGTCGGTCACGGTGGGCACCTCTCCGTCTGCGCGGGGCATCCTGACGCTCCTGTAGTCGCAGGTTGGTCTTCCGTGTATGCTCACTTGTAGACTGACGTACAGACTTTCGAGCTAGAGAAGAGTTAAGGCACAGAGCTTGAAAATAAAAGAACACA
This region of Parambassis ranga chromosome 2, fParRan2.1, whole genome shotgun sequence genomic DNA includes:
- the vps72a gene encoding vacuolar protein sorting 72 homolog a isoform X2, encoding MSLAGTREPRKTAGNRMSKLLDAEEEDEFYKTTYGGFNDESGDDEYHGDHSDTEDEVDSDFDIDEGDEPDSDQEEDAPRRKSRVVTKAYKEPIKVAKPKPKRPSEEQKKTEKTKVELKRRIPQEFQDFGETRKSVRQSTSEHTRKTNLRLQERQDAPRRRRGAHRDRPLTQEELLAEAKITAEINIRSLENYERLEADKKKQVHKKRRFEGPTIRYHSVLMPLVSHSLLKEENVDVEGLDQDVPQTAPQNPTTPSQQPTGGLCSRTYITFSDDEAFEVAFPRTAQSSPQLPVQEVCPVTHKAALYRDPVTDIPYANTRAFRIIREAYRKYVTAHGFPNTSGGVTGLDSSATKGARQKMMVKQGAVAT
- the vps72a gene encoding vacuolar protein sorting 72 homolog a isoform X1, giving the protein MSLAGTREPRKTAGNRMSKLLDAEEEDEFYKTTYGGFNDESGDDEYHGDHSDTEDEVDSDFDIDEGDEPDSDQEEDAPRRKSRVVTKAYKEPIKVAKPKPKRPSEEQKKTEKTKVELKRRIPQEFQDFGETLCLNSSLARKSVRQSTSEHTRKTNLRLQERQDAPRRRRGAHRDRPLTQEELLAEAKITAEINIRSLENYERLEADKKKQVHKKRRFEGPTIRYHSVLMPLVSHSLLKEENVDVEGLDQDVPQTAPQNPTTPSQQPTGGLCSRTYITFSDDEAFEVAFPRTAQSSPQLPVQEVCPVTHKAALYRDPVTDIPYANTRAFRIIREAYRKYVTAHGFPNTSGGVTGLDSSATKGARQKMMVKQGAVAT